One stretch of Geoalkalibacter ferrihydriticus DSM 17813 DNA includes these proteins:
- the mutY gene encoding A/G-specific adenine glycosylase — MTPLGANGSGADFSFDPAEVSRRLLAWYSDAGRDLPWRHSRDPYRIWLSEVMLQQTTVEAVIPYYLRFLARFDDVHALAAAPLDEVIDLWAGLGYYSRARNLHAAARQVASAPGEIFPDTLEGLMALPGIGRSTAGAILSIAFDRPAPILDGNVRRVLCRLFALEENPRGSAAEKKLWAWAAALTPADRSHDYAQAIMDLGATLCVPRRPACPRCPLAGLCRARVLGLAEKLPLKAAKKAVPEIMRVALLVRRQGEVLICRRPYHGLLGGMWEFPDAEVSAGRSPDATAAELAARWGGAEVQSLGAVRHAYSHFRLDLRVYATLFKGARRVAEGEECRWLPPAALSEFALHGAHKKALDLVAGAG; from the coding sequence ATGACACCACTGGGCGCCAATGGCTCAGGTGCGGATTTTTCCTTTGATCCCGCCGAGGTGTCGCGTCGCCTGCTCGCCTGGTACTCCGATGCCGGGCGCGACCTGCCATGGCGCCACAGCCGCGATCCCTACCGCATCTGGCTTTCCGAAGTCATGTTGCAACAGACCACCGTCGAAGCGGTAATCCCCTACTATCTGCGGTTTCTCGCGCGCTTTGACGATGTTCACGCGCTGGCCGCTGCCCCCCTGGATGAAGTCATCGATCTGTGGGCGGGCCTCGGTTATTATTCCCGCGCGCGCAACCTGCACGCCGCAGCCCGCCAGGTGGCGAGCGCGCCTGGAGAGATTTTCCCCGACACCCTGGAAGGCCTCATGGCATTGCCCGGCATTGGGCGCTCCACCGCCGGGGCGATTCTCTCCATTGCCTTTGACCGCCCGGCGCCGATTCTTGACGGCAATGTGCGGCGCGTTCTGTGCCGGCTGTTTGCCCTGGAGGAAAACCCGCGCGGCAGTGCCGCCGAGAAGAAACTCTGGGCCTGGGCCGCGGCTCTGACCCCCGCCGATCGTTCTCATGACTACGCGCAGGCGATCATGGATCTGGGCGCGACCCTGTGCGTGCCGCGTCGACCCGCTTGCCCACGCTGTCCCCTGGCGGGCCTGTGTCGCGCGCGCGTCTTGGGGCTGGCCGAAAAGCTGCCTCTGAAGGCGGCGAAAAAGGCTGTTCCCGAAATCATGCGCGTGGCACTGCTGGTTCGGCGTCAGGGCGAGGTGCTGATCTGCCGACGGCCCTACCATGGATTGCTCGGCGGCATGTGGGAATTTCCCGATGCCGAGGTGTCCGCCGGTCGCAGTCCCGATGCGACGGCCGCCGAACTGGCGGCGCGCTGGGGTGGGGCGGAGGTGCAGAGCCTCGGCGCGGTGCGTCATGCCTACAGCCATTTCCGCCTCGATCTGCGTGTTTACGCGACCCTGTTCAAGGGAGCGCGGAGGGTGGCTGAGGGCGAAGAATGTCGATGGCTCCCTCCGGCCGCCCTGTCTGAGTTCGCTTTACACGGGGCGCACAAGAAAGCCCTGGATCTGGTTGCAGGCGCGGGCTGA
- the hisC gene encoding histidinol-phosphate transaminase: MIPLRPNIRNMTGYVPGFQPRDEQRWIKLNTNENPYPPSPRVRAAILAELGEDGASLRQYPDPPSTAAREEAARLYGFDPSWVILANGSDELLNNLIRAFAEAGEEIAYVQPSYSYYATLAEIQGARVRTFGLGEGWDLLDFPPRYEGKLFFLTNPNAPLGFSYPPAFIEELAGRVSGMLVVDEAYADFADGNALALVKKHENVVVTRTLSKSYALAGMRLGLAVARPEVIEALDKIRDHYNLDRLAQAAALAALRDQNYFRRAVEKIRTTRDWFSTELRVIGYSVIPSSGNYLFATPPDRNGRRVYDALFARHILVRHFSDPSLSHGLRISIGTREEMEATLAALKEIG, translated from the coding sequence ATGATTCCCCTGCGCCCCAACATCAGAAATATGACCGGCTATGTGCCGGGCTTCCAGCCCCGCGACGAGCAGCGCTGGATCAAGCTCAACACCAACGAAAATCCTTACCCGCCCAGCCCAAGGGTGCGGGCCGCGATCCTCGCCGAACTGGGCGAAGACGGAGCAAGTTTGCGCCAGTATCCCGATCCGCCCAGCACGGCGGCGCGCGAGGAAGCGGCGCGTCTCTACGGCTTCGATCCTTCCTGGGTGATCCTGGCCAACGGCTCGGATGAACTGCTCAACAACCTGATCCGTGCTTTTGCCGAGGCGGGTGAGGAAATCGCCTACGTACAGCCCTCCTACAGCTATTACGCGACCCTGGCCGAGATTCAGGGCGCGCGGGTGCGCACCTTCGGCCTCGGCGAGGGCTGGGATTTGCTGGACTTTCCCCCGCGCTACGAAGGCAAGCTGTTTTTCCTCACCAACCCCAATGCGCCTCTGGGATTTAGCTATCCCCCGGCGTTCATCGAAGAGCTGGCCGGGCGCGTTTCCGGCATGCTGGTCGTGGATGAGGCTTATGCGGATTTCGCCGATGGAAATGCCTTGGCGTTGGTGAAAAAGCACGAAAACGTCGTCGTCACCCGCACTCTGTCGAAAAGCTATGCCCTGGCCGGCATGCGTCTGGGGCTGGCGGTGGCACGACCCGAGGTGATCGAGGCGCTGGACAAGATCCGCGACCATTACAACCTCGATCGCCTGGCTCAGGCGGCAGCCCTGGCGGCGTTGCGCGATCAGAACTACTTTCGCCGGGCGGTGGAAAAAATCCGCACGACGCGCGACTGGTTCAGCACCGAGCTGCGCGTCATCGGCTACAGCGTTATTCCGTCAAGTGGCAATTATCTGTTTGCCACGCCCCCGGATCGCAACGGCCGGCGGGTCTACGACGCGCTGTTTGCGCGGCACATCCTGGTGCGGCATTTTTCCGATCCGAGCCTGAGTCACGGCCTGCGCATTTCCATCGGCACCCGTGAGGAAATGGAAGCGACCCTGGCCGCGCTGAAAGAGATCGGCTGA
- the mqnC gene encoding cyclic dehypoxanthinyl futalosine synthase, which yields MMQTLSDKIADGQQLNRDEALWLLSDADLLEVGKLADRIRRRKHPHGRVTFVVDRNVNYTNVCESQCKFCAFYRNAAADDAYLLEPEAIFAKIAELVAHGGTQLLMQGGLHPDLKITWFEELFRAIKQRFPQVQVHSLSPAEVIHIAKLSGLSMAECLRRLQAAGLDSVPGGGAEVLVDEVRQVISPNKIGWRDWAAVMEEAHRLGMRTTATMMFGSRETPADIVEHLLRIREIQSRTRGFTAFIPWTFQPTNTELGGETASGVEYLKVLALSRILLDNIANIQASWVTQGAMMAQVALFFGANDLGGTMLEENVVAAAGISFRMSQEQVVELARGAGFKPAKRNTLYEILEEY from the coding sequence ATGATGCAGACTCTTTCAGATAAAATAGCCGACGGGCAGCAACTCAACCGCGACGAAGCTCTGTGGCTGCTCAGCGATGCCGATCTGCTTGAGGTGGGCAAGCTTGCCGACCGTATCCGGCGGCGCAAACATCCCCACGGGCGAGTGACCTTCGTGGTCGACCGCAACGTCAACTACACCAACGTCTGCGAGTCGCAGTGCAAGTTCTGCGCGTTTTATCGCAACGCCGCAGCCGACGACGCCTATCTGCTAGAGCCCGAGGCGATTTTCGCCAAGATCGCGGAACTGGTGGCGCACGGCGGCACCCAGTTGCTCATGCAGGGTGGTCTGCACCCCGACTTGAAAATCACCTGGTTCGAAGAGCTGTTTCGCGCCATCAAGCAGCGCTTTCCCCAAGTCCAGGTGCATTCGCTCTCGCCCGCCGAGGTGATCCATATCGCCAAGCTGTCCGGACTGTCCATGGCTGAGTGTTTGCGCCGCCTGCAGGCCGCCGGACTCGATTCGGTGCCCGGCGGCGGTGCCGAGGTGCTGGTCGATGAGGTGCGCCAGGTGATTTCGCCCAACAAGATCGGCTGGCGCGACTGGGCGGCGGTGATGGAAGAGGCGCACCGTCTGGGCATGCGCACCACGGCGACGATGATGTTCGGCAGCAGGGAAACCCCCGCCGACATCGTCGAGCATCTGCTGCGGATCCGCGAGATCCAGTCCCGTACGCGCGGCTTTACCGCCTTCATCCCCTGGACGTTTCAGCCCACCAACACCGAACTGGGCGGCGAGACGGCGAGCGGCGTCGAATACCTCAAAGTGCTGGCGCTGTCGCGTATTCTGCTCGACAACATCGCCAACATCCAGGCGAGTTGGGTCACTCAGGGGGCGATGATGGCCCAGGTGGCGCTGTTCTTCGGCGCCAACGACCTCGGCGGCACCATGCTCGAAGAAAACGTGGTGGCCGCCGCCGGGATCTCTTTTCGCATGTCTCAGGAGCAAGTCGTCGAGCTGGCGCGCGGCGCCGGCTTCAAACCGGCCAAGCGCAATACCCTGTACGAAATACTGGAGGAATATTAG
- the mqnE gene encoding aminofutalosine synthase MqnE, translated as MIRLFETIRAKLESGARISDAEALALFESPDLLGIGELAAQANRRRNGDKVYFNLNRHINYTNLCVNRCTFCAFCKGEEDEGCYTLALNDILAKAGAAAAAGATELHMVGGLHPELPFDFYLEMLAAVRADCPQLHIKAFTAVEIDYFAQLTGQSVEQVIAELKEAGLGSMPGGGAEIFAARVREKICPEKISGERWLEVTEKVHRAGLKTNATMLFGHVEEYVDRVDHLARLRRLQDRTGGFQAFIPLAFQPDNTRVPGAKGVGGVDALKTLAISRIYLDNFRHIKAYWVMLGLKIAQVALAFGVNDLDGTVVEEKIGHDAGAESPQALSREQLCALIRKAGRVPVERDTLYRELRQF; from the coding sequence ATGATCCGACTGTTTGAAACCATCCGCGCCAAGCTCGAAAGCGGCGCGCGTATTTCCGATGCCGAAGCCCTGGCGCTGTTTGAAAGTCCTGACCTGCTGGGTATCGGAGAACTGGCGGCTCAGGCCAACCGCCGGCGCAACGGCGACAAGGTGTATTTCAACCTCAACCGCCACATCAATTACACCAACCTCTGCGTCAATCGCTGTACTTTCTGCGCCTTCTGCAAGGGTGAGGAGGACGAGGGCTGTTACACCCTGGCCCTCAACGACATCCTCGCAAAGGCCGGCGCAGCGGCCGCTGCCGGTGCCACGGAACTTCACATGGTGGGCGGCTTGCATCCCGAGCTGCCCTTTGATTTTTATCTGGAGATGCTCGCCGCAGTGCGCGCCGACTGTCCGCAGCTGCACATCAAGGCCTTTACCGCGGTGGAGATCGACTACTTCGCGCAGCTCACCGGCCAGAGCGTCGAGCAGGTCATCGCGGAGCTCAAGGAAGCGGGTCTGGGCTCCATGCCCGGCGGCGGAGCGGAAATTTTCGCCGCGCGGGTGCGGGAAAAAATCTGCCCGGAAAAGATCTCCGGCGAGCGCTGGCTGGAGGTCACCGAAAAGGTCCACCGCGCCGGCCTCAAGACCAACGCCACCATGCTTTTCGGCCATGTGGAGGAATACGTCGATCGCGTCGATCACCTCGCGCGTCTGCGCCGGCTGCAGGATCGAACCGGCGGTTTTCAGGCCTTCATCCCCCTGGCTTTTCAGCCCGACAACACGCGCGTGCCCGGCGCCAAGGGCGTCGGGGGCGTCGATGCCCTCAAGACCCTGGCCATCAGCCGCATCTACCTCGACAATTTTCGCCACATCAAGGCCTACTGGGTGATGCTCGGCCTCAAGATCGCCCAGGTAGCCCTCGCTTTCGGCGTCAACGATCTCGACGGCACAGTGGTCGAGGAGAAGATCGGCCACGATGCCGGCGCCGAGTCGCCCCAGGCCCTGTCGCGCGAACAGCTCTGCGCCCTGATCCGCAAGGCCGGGCGGGTGCCGGTGGAGCGCGACACCCTGTACCGGGAATTGCGCCAATTTTAG
- a CDS encoding UbiX family flavin prenyltransferase, with amino-acid sequence MTHILVAITGASGSIYGLRLVEELLRAKYRVTLLVTRAGMDVLRYETGLKWSGTTSERQVLMRDYFDGNQSLLHYDADDLFAPVASGSSAPDAMVVAPCSMGSAARMAAGISDNLVERVADVMLKERRELVLVPRETPFNQLHLENLLRLARAGAHILPAMPAFYQRPQTMEDLIDFVVGKILDSLRLEHKLFERWGEG; translated from the coding sequence ATGACGCATATCCTGGTTGCCATAACCGGCGCCTCGGGTTCCATCTACGGCTTGCGCCTGGTCGAAGAGTTGCTGCGCGCCAAGTATCGCGTGACTCTGCTGGTCACTCGCGCCGGCATGGATGTGTTGCGCTATGAGACCGGGTTGAAGTGGAGTGGCACGACCAGCGAGCGCCAGGTGCTGATGCGCGATTATTTCGACGGCAATCAAAGTCTGCTGCACTACGACGCGGACGATCTTTTCGCGCCCGTCGCCAGCGGCTCCTCGGCGCCCGATGCCATGGTGGTGGCGCCCTGCTCCATGGGCAGCGCGGCGCGCATGGCCGCCGGCATCAGCGACAACCTGGTGGAGCGGGTCGCCGATGTCATGCTCAAGGAGCGCCGCGAGCTGGTCCTGGTGCCGCGCGAAACGCCCTTCAACCAGCTGCACCTGGAAAATCTGCTGCGTCTGGCGCGCGCCGGGGCGCACATCCTGCCGGCCATGCCGGCCTTTTACCAGCGCCCGCAAACGATGGAAGATCTGATTGACTTTGTGGTCGGCAAAATTCTTGACAGCCTGCGGCTTGAACATAAGTTGTTCGAGCGCTGGGGCGAGGGATAA
- a CDS encoding UbiA-like polyprenyltransferase, whose protein sequence is MAPATLWEKTRTLLEMIKFSHTVFAFPFALMGVVLASLANQAPPTLGQIFWICLAMIGARSGAMGLNRIIDARIDAKNPRTAARHIPAGQVSLREAWLFVLGSFALMLFAAWMLNPLCFYLAPVALFFLFLYSFCKRFTALAHVVLGICLAAAPIGAWIALRGDVSWQIIALGLAVLFWVAGFDIFYALQDLEFDREQGLHSIPARFGVERSLWLARAFHIMMVFLLLLLLIGTGLGWIYFLGVCVVAGLLAYEHLLVKPDDFSRIDAAFFNMNGYISLTIFAFTLLDALI, encoded by the coding sequence ATGGCGCCCGCCACCCTTTGGGAAAAAACCCGCACTCTGCTGGAGATGATCAAATTCTCCCACACCGTCTTCGCCTTTCCCTTTGCCCTCATGGGTGTGGTGCTGGCCAGCCTCGCCAATCAGGCGCCGCCGACCCTGGGGCAGATTTTCTGGATTTGCCTCGCCATGATCGGCGCGCGCTCTGGCGCCATGGGCCTTAATCGCATCATCGATGCGCGCATCGATGCGAAAAACCCGCGCACCGCAGCGCGCCACATTCCCGCCGGCCAAGTCTCTCTGCGCGAGGCCTGGCTGTTTGTCCTGGGCTCCTTTGCGCTGATGCTGTTTGCCGCCTGGATGCTCAATCCCCTGTGTTTCTATCTGGCGCCGGTGGCGCTGTTCTTTCTCTTTCTTTATTCTTTCTGCAAGCGCTTTACCGCTTTGGCCCACGTAGTGCTGGGCATTTGTCTGGCGGCAGCGCCCATCGGCGCCTGGATCGCCCTGCGTGGCGACGTCAGCTGGCAGATCATCGCCCTGGGCCTGGCGGTGCTGTTCTGGGTGGCCGGATTCGACATTTTCTATGCCCTGCAGGATCTGGAATTCGATCGTGAGCAGGGGCTGCACTCCATTCCCGCACGCTTTGGCGTGGAGCGCTCTCTGTGGCTGGCGCGCGCCTTTCACATCATGATGGTGTTTCTGCTCCTGCTGCTGCTCATCGGCACGGGGCTGGGCTGGATTTATTTTCTCGGCGTATGCGTGGTGGCGGGGCTGCTCGCCTACGAGCACCTGCTGGTCAAACCCGATGACTTCTCGCGCATTGATGCGGCGTTTTTCAACATGAACGGCTATATCAGCCTGACGATTTTCGCTTTTACTCTGCTTGACGCCTTGATCTGA
- a CDS encoding SLC13 family permease, which yields MLTALWRQMWVMHDETKRLFVFTPAAARRELKRKYLDFSKGRQERDVDLADEMEEAPAEHINRLSSGPDGIEEGEPREYSRRQMLGLFLGPILFALMLLLPAPAGMEPAAQKMAAIALLMATWWMCESIPIPATSLLPIALFPWMGIMATGKATAPYANHLIFLFMGGFIIALSMQRWNLHRRIAMNIVKVMGFSPSRLILGFMVATAALSAFVSNTATTVMMMPIGLAIIAHVVAEGKKEGLDKEIDFSPDKFAFGLNLMLGIAYAASIGGIATLIGTPPNTVLAGYLNKTYGYEITFAKWMSVGVPLVLVMLPLCWLWLTRVANPLKLKKVPGGKDLISNELRKMGKMNTGERWTSLVFGLTAFAWIFQKQISVIFPEPKFITDATIAMIGALVLFLIPINLRKNQFVMDWHWASKMPWGVLILFGGGLALADGFKDTKLAEWIGGQVSLLENAPILILIIAVATLIIFLTELTSNTATAAMVMPILSAVAIGLGQNPLLLVVPAAVAASCAFMLPVATPPNAIVFGSGYVTIPQMARSGFGLNIIGIMLTVVLTYLLVIPAFDVVIGELPSWVNAVSP from the coding sequence ATGTTGACCGCACTGTGGCGTCAAATGTGGGTAATGCACGATGAAACAAAACGGCTTTTTGTCTTCACTCCGGCGGCGGCCCGCCGCGAACTGAAACGCAAGTATTTGGATTTCAGCAAGGGTCGCCAGGAGCGTGATGTCGACCTTGCTGACGAGATGGAAGAAGCGCCCGCCGAACACATCAACCGCCTTTCTTCGGGGCCCGATGGCATCGAGGAAGGGGAGCCGCGCGAATACAGTCGCCGCCAGATGTTGGGACTTTTCCTTGGTCCGATTCTCTTTGCTCTGATGCTGTTGCTTCCCGCACCTGCGGGCATGGAGCCCGCTGCCCAGAAAATGGCGGCTATCGCCCTGCTCATGGCGACCTGGTGGATGTGCGAGTCAATCCCCATTCCCGCCACCAGTCTGCTGCCCATCGCCCTGTTTCCGTGGATGGGCATCATGGCCACCGGCAAAGCGACTGCGCCCTATGCCAACCACCTGATCTTTCTGTTCATGGGCGGATTCATCATCGCCCTGTCCATGCAGCGCTGGAACCTGCACCGGCGCATCGCCATGAACATCGTCAAGGTCATGGGCTTTTCCCCGAGCCGCCTGATTCTGGGTTTCATGGTTGCCACCGCTGCGCTTTCCGCCTTCGTCTCCAATACCGCAACCACAGTCATGATGATGCCCATCGGACTGGCGATCATCGCCCATGTGGTGGCCGAAGGCAAAAAAGAAGGTCTGGATAAGGAAATCGATTTTTCGCCGGACAAGTTCGCATTCGGCCTCAATCTGATGCTGGGCATCGCCTATGCCGCCTCCATCGGCGGCATCGCCACCCTCATCGGAACGCCGCCCAATACGGTGCTGGCGGGCTATTTGAACAAGACCTACGGTTATGAAATCACCTTCGCCAAGTGGATGTCGGTAGGTGTGCCTCTGGTGCTGGTCATGCTGCCCCTGTGCTGGCTGTGGTTGACGCGCGTTGCCAATCCCCTCAAGCTCAAGAAAGTGCCGGGCGGAAAGGATTTGATCAGCAACGAACTGCGCAAGATGGGCAAGATGAATACCGGTGAGCGCTGGACCTCTTTGGTGTTCGGACTGACCGCCTTCGCCTGGATATTCCAGAAACAGATCAGCGTGATTTTTCCCGAGCCCAAGTTCATTACCGATGCCACCATTGCCATGATCGGAGCGCTGGTGCTGTTTCTAATCCCCATCAACCTGCGTAAAAATCAGTTCGTCATGGACTGGCACTGGGCGAGCAAGATGCCCTGGGGCGTGCTGATCCTGTTCGGCGGTGGCCTTGCCTTGGCGGACGGCTTTAAAGATACCAAGCTGGCCGAATGGATCGGCGGCCAGGTCAGCCTGTTGGAAAATGCCCCGATTCTCATCCTGATAATCGCCGTTGCGACTCTGATTATCTTTCTTACCGAGTTGACCTCCAATACCGCCACCGCGGCCATGGTCATGCCGATCCTCTCGGCGGTGGCCATTGGTCTGGGACAGAATCCCCTGCTGCTGGTGGTGCCGGCGGCGGTGGCGGCGAGCTGTGCCTTCATGCTGCCGGTCGCAACGCCGCCCAATGCCATCGTGTTTGGCTCGGGCTATGTGACGATACCACAGATGGCCAGAAGCGGCTTCGGCCTCAACATCATCGGCATCATGCTCACGGTGGTGCTGACCTACTTGCTGGTCATTCCCGCCTTTGATGTGGTGATCGGCGAATTGCCGAGCTGGGTCAATGCCGTCAGTCCCTGA
- a CDS encoding UbiD family decarboxylase domain-containing protein produces MRSLPNFIRQLKGEDDLHEVRVQVDPLLEIAAITDRVCKQPGGGQGLLFRRVNGSALPVATNLYGSERRAALAWGKVAPQEMAGGLSSRLQSARHDDMEACLLNLVRVSPGTEAILESLVLPQVPPDLRSLPALQAWPGDGGRYLTLALVSMRDPDSGRTNWGVYRMQILDRTSAAIHFLPGSQGAQLVKEHARRGLSLPLAVTLGGDPGLLAAAVLPLPGSIDEAAFLSLVRGEAPRLAAGPLTGLPVAADAEIVIEGEISSGILANEGPFGNHTGFYQPAAPAPVFHVQGLYRAEDAIFPATVVGPPPMENIHLVRSGEPLVLALLRHDYPSISGLRYLNEGVFHGCVIVALQSAAPPPLDLARELWRKGPLRRSRLLLFVDAEEELSNSSRLLWRAINQALPGRDILECTGRLAIDATCKKNWPQVRPAPGIAAHIERRWREYGLGG; encoded by the coding sequence ATGCGATCTTTGCCGAATTTTATACGCCAATTGAAGGGTGAAGACGATCTGCACGAGGTAAGGGTCCAGGTTGATCCGCTGTTGGAAATCGCGGCCATTACCGACCGGGTATGCAAGCAGCCTGGGGGCGGCCAGGGGCTTTTGTTCAGGCGCGTCAATGGCTCTGCTTTACCGGTGGCTACCAACCTTTATGGCTCCGAGCGGCGCGCTGCTCTGGCCTGGGGAAAGGTCGCGCCTCAGGAAATGGCTGGTGGTTTATCCTCGCGTCTTCAAAGCGCCCGACATGATGACATGGAGGCCTGCTTGCTCAACCTGGTGCGGGTTTCTCCAGGGACCGAGGCGATTCTGGAATCCTTGGTATTGCCCCAGGTTCCCCCCGATTTGCGCAGTCTGCCGGCGCTTCAGGCCTGGCCGGGCGATGGCGGCCGGTATTTGACACTGGCCCTGGTCAGTATGCGCGACCCTGACAGCGGTCGGACGAACTGGGGCGTTTATCGGATGCAGATTTTGGACAGGACCAGCGCCGCCATCCATTTTCTGCCTGGTTCCCAAGGGGCACAGCTGGTTAAAGAACATGCCCGGCGCGGGCTATCCTTGCCTTTGGCGGTGACGCTGGGTGGAGATCCAGGTTTGCTGGCCGCGGCCGTGCTGCCGTTGCCGGGATCCATTGATGAGGCGGCTTTTCTGAGCCTTGTGCGCGGGGAAGCACCCAGATTGGCCGCAGGACCACTGACCGGCCTACCGGTGGCAGCGGATGCGGAAATTGTGATCGAGGGAGAAATTTCTTCAGGAATTTTGGCAAACGAAGGGCCTTTTGGTAACCACACCGGCTTTTACCAGCCTGCCGCGCCGGCCCCGGTTTTCCATGTTCAGGGGCTTTACCGTGCCGAGGATGCCATCTTTCCTGCGACAGTGGTGGGGCCGCCGCCCATGGAAAATATTCATCTGGTGAGATCGGGAGAACCTTTGGTGCTTGCTTTGTTGCGCCACGATTATCCGAGTATCAGCGGTCTGCGCTATCTGAACGAGGGCGTGTTCCATGGTTGCGTCATTGTCGCACTGCAGTCCGCAGCACCGCCGCCGCTGGACCTGGCACGCGAGTTGTGGCGCAAAGGTCCTTTGCGTCGTTCACGTCTTTTGCTCTTTGTTGATGCCGAAGAAGAGCTCTCCAATTCATCACGCCTTCTCTGGCGAGCGATCAACCAAGCGCTGCCGGGTCGCGATATTCTGGAATGTACAGGTCGTCTGGCGATTGATGCCACCTGCAAGAAAAATTGGCCGCAAGTGCGCCCTGCTCCGGGGATTGCTGCACACATAGAGCGGCGATGGCGGGAGTATGGTCTGGGTGGCTAA
- a CDS encoding NADH-quinone oxidoreductase subunit N, producing the protein MENLVQDAIQNVNMAAIMPSVVLCCFGMAILLITVFLPKGKTAPIAWLSLAALVVTGLVSLAGWGEPQTGFYGAVQLDKFATFFNIIFLLAAGLTILMSEDYLKREGYAIGEYYPLILFTTAGAMWMASGTDLMTIFLGLEVLSVSLYVLAGMFRGQLRSNEAGLKYFLLGAFSTCFLLYGMALVYGATGTTNLAGIAQALQTDGGLLGNPLMVAGMVLMSSGFLFKIAAVPFHMWTPDVYHGAPTPITAFMSAGPKAAAFAAFMRVFVVGLGGMADQWTSLLWVLAVLTMVVGNVIAISQTNLKRMLAYSSVAHAGYALVGLVAFNEVGLSGILFYMLAYTFMNLGAFAVLVLAGKKGEDNLTLDGFAGFGYRRPVLAVAMAIFLFSLMGLPPTAGFAGKFYIFAGAIKEGYIWLAVLGILASAVSLYYYLRVMVVMYFRDPVEDFAWVKMPVGAMVSIAIAIVGVLLLGIVPGPFMDLARLAIF; encoded by the coding sequence ATGGAAAACCTGGTGCAAGATGCAATCCAGAATGTCAACATGGCGGCCATCATGCCGTCCGTGGTCCTATGCTGCTTCGGCATGGCGATCCTGCTCATCACGGTCTTTCTGCCTAAAGGCAAGACCGCGCCCATTGCCTGGCTCAGTCTTGCCGCCTTGGTGGTAACCGGGCTGGTTTCCCTGGCGGGATGGGGTGAGCCCCAGACCGGGTTTTACGGCGCGGTTCAGTTGGATAAGTTTGCGACCTTTTTCAACATTATTTTCCTGCTGGCAGCCGGTTTGACGATCCTCATGTCCGAGGACTATCTCAAGCGCGAAGGCTACGCCATCGGCGAGTATTATCCGCTGATTCTGTTTACCACCGCAGGCGCCATGTGGATGGCCTCGGGGACGGATCTGATGACCATCTTCCTGGGTCTCGAGGTGCTCTCCGTCAGTCTCTATGTGCTGGCAGGAATGTTCCGTGGGCAACTGCGCTCCAACGAGGCAGGCCTGAAGTATTTCCTGCTCGGCGCCTTTTCCACCTGCTTTCTGCTCTACGGCATGGCTTTGGTGTACGGTGCTACGGGGACGACCAATCTGGCTGGAATCGCCCAGGCCCTGCAGACCGATGGCGGACTGCTCGGCAACCCCCTGATGGTCGCCGGCATGGTTTTGATGAGTTCGGGCTTTTTGTTTAAAATCGCCGCTGTTCCCTTCCATATGTGGACACCTGATGTTTATCACGGCGCTCCCACCCCGATCACCGCTTTTATGAGTGCCGGACCCAAGGCAGCAGCCTTTGCCGCCTTCATGCGCGTGTTTGTTGTCGGTTTGGGCGGGATGGCTGATCAGTGGACCAGTCTTTTGTGGGTGCTGGCGGTTCTGACCATGGTGGTCGGCAACGTCATCGCCATCTCACAGACCAATCTCAAGCGGATGCTGGCTTATTCCTCCGTGGCGCATGCCGGCTACGCGCTGGTTGGTCTGGTGGCTTTCAATGAAGTCGGGCTTTCCGGAATTCTCTTTTACATGCTGGCCTATACCTTCATGAACCTGGGGGCCTTTGCCGTCCTGGTGTTGGCGGGCAAAAAAGGGGAGGACAACCTCACTCTGGACGGTTTCGCCGGATTCGGCTATCGTCGCCCCGTGCTTGCAGTGGCCATGGCCATCTTCCTCTTCTCCCTGATGGGTCTACCCCCGACGGCGGGATTTGCCGGGAAATTTTATATCTTCGCCGGTGCCATCAAAGAAGGCTACATCTGGTTAGCGGTTCTGGGCATTCTGGCCTCGGCCGTTTCTCTCTACTATTATCTGCGGGTCATGGTCGTTATGTACTTCCGCGATCCGGTAGAGGATTTCGCCTGGGTGAAAATGCCGGTCGGGGCCATGGTCTCTATCGCTATTGCCATCGTCGGGGTTCTGCTGCTGGGGATTGTTCCCGGTCCGTTCATGGATTTGGCCCGGTTGGCAATTTTCTAA